A genomic segment from Necator americanus strain Aroian chromosome III, whole genome shotgun sequence encodes:
- a CDS encoding hypothetical protein (NECATOR_CHRIII.G13274.T2): MDDAARSRLKAIPLCRTKAGPRDGDLWIERLKEEYQAIIKFVQNNKESDSDWFRLESSADGTKWFGKCWHYHNMVKYEFDVEFDIPITYPVTAPEIALPELDGKTAKMYRGGKICLSDHFKPLWARNVPKFGSDYSKSLDTAPLTIVKLVSPWE, from the exons ATGGACGATGCTGCAAGATCTCGACTGAAAGCAATTCCTTTGTGTAGAACTAAGGCTGGACCCCGCGATGGGGATTTGTGGATCGAGCGGTTGAAG GAAGAGTATCAAGCAATTATCAAGTttgtacaaaacaacaaagagtCTGATTCCGATTGGTTTCGTCTTGAGTCAAGTGCAGATGGAACCAAATGGTTTGGCAAATGTTGGCACTATCATAACATGGTCAA GTATGAGTTCGACGTGGAGTTCGACATTCCCATTACTTACCCTGTTACTGCGCCTGAGATCGCCTTACCTGAACTGGACGGAAAAACAGCTAAA ATGTATCGAGGTGGGAAAATCTGTTTATCAGATCATTTCAAGCCATTGTGGGCGAGAAACGTTCCGAAGTTCG GGAGCGATTACAGCAAAAGCTTAGATACTG CTCCTCTCACTATAGTCAAACTAGTTTCTCCTTGGGAATAA
- a CDS encoding hypothetical protein (NECATOR_CHRIII.G13274.T1) — protein sequence MDDAARSRLKAIPLCRTKAGPRDGDLWIERLKEEYQAIIKFVQNNKESDSDWFRLESSADGTKWFGKCWHYHNMVKYEFDVEFDIPITYPVTAPEIALPELDGKTAKNRQLVLFPGSGLQFVQGRNVSRWENLFIRSFQAIVGEKRSEVRYCTRFLTRTWSVVGGRNPRFDRKGSDYSKSLDTAPLTIVKLVSPWE from the exons ATGGACGATGCTGCAAGATCTCGACTGAAAGCAATTCCTTTGTGTAGAACTAAGGCTGGACCCCGCGATGGGGATTTGTGGATCGAGCGGTTGAAG GAAGAGTATCAAGCAATTATCAAGTttgtacaaaacaacaaagagtCTGATTCCGATTGGTTTCGTCTTGAGTCAAGTGCAGATGGAACCAAATGGTTTGGCAAATGTTGGCACTATCATAACATGGTCAA GTATGAGTTCGACGTGGAGTTCGACATTCCCATTACTTACCCTGTTACTGCGCCTGAGATCGCCTTACCTGAACTGGACGGAAAAACAGCTAAA AATCGGCAACTTGTCTTATTCCCTGGGAGCGGTTTGCAGTTTGTCCAAGGCAGAA ATGTATCGAGGTGGGAAAATCTGTTTATCAGATCATTTCAAGCCATTGTGGGCGAGAAACGTTCCGAAGTTCGGTATTGCACACGCTTTCTCACTCGGACTTGGTCCGTGGTTGGCGGTAGAAATCCCAGATTTGATCGAAAAGGGAGCGATTACAGCAAAAGCTTAGATACTG CTCCTCTCACTATAGTCAAACTAGTTTCTCCTTGGGAATAA